The sequence GGCCGACCAGTCTGTAAAAACGACTCATTCCTGAGGCGGTTTGAGTCAGACAACCTGGGGGTGACTGAGAGTTTTATTGTATCTTTCAGTGTCAGGAATTAGCTGACAAAAGTGTTTGACAAGGACAATTAGGAGTGACGATTTCATACATTTGATTCGGTCGATATCCTTGAGCCGTCATCGGAATACCACGCCATCGGCCTCGCGGATGATTGTTTGGGTTCTTGTAGACTTTAGCCTGTTCTTCCGTTATCGGAACGCGGTTTCTTGTTTTCTTAAACTGACCAGCTTGTTTTGCGTAAAGCAATACATAGTCGTGTGCATCGCCTATGGCTTCACGGTTCTCCCGCGAGTATCGTTTTTGCCAGATATTGCTTGCAACAAAATTCGCCCGCCCAAAAATCTCATCACATAAGACTTTCAGGTAATGGCACTCGTTATCGTCAATCGTAATCCATAAGGAGCCGTCCTCGGAAAGCAGCCGCCGAATTATCTCCAATCGATCCCGCATCAGGCTCAACCAAATGGAATGTTCCACCCCGTCGTCGTAATGGGTGAAGGCGGAACCGGTATTGTACGGCGGGTCGATGAACACGCATTTGATCTTGCCGGTAAACTCCTGCTCCAGGGCCTTCAAGGCCAGCAGGTTGTCGCCGAAGATCAACCGGTTGTCGAAAATATCGTTCTTCGTCACCCGGTGCGCAGCATGGTAGGACTTTTCCGGATCTTCCAGCAGAATGCGCGGCTCCAGCCGCGGTCGCTCCTCCTTGCCGATCCAGGTCAGTTCGAGTTTTTGTTTTTTCATGGTCTCAGTTTGTGAATCTTAAAAAAACAAACTCACCTGTCTATTCTTTTTATCTTCATTTTTAACATGTTACCTTGTTTTGTCCGAAACGGCATTGTTTAAACAGCGTTTAAAGACGGGAACCAGGAAACCAGAATGTTTTTCAGTTTATGAAAGGCTGGATCATCGCAACGGGTGAAACCGACCCGCTGGGCAAGCTGTAGATATATCGAGGATGAACGCGGTTTACGCACAAAACGCAATGTCTCCTCCATGGCTTCCTTGGGGCGTAACGGTTTAGAACGGTCCGGTGACAGGAATCCTTTCGCGGCCAGCCATTGCCGGAGTTGCGGATCCCGCCCTCTCCAGCCCAACGCCATTTCGACTTCGGGTGAATCACTCCATATCCAGTTTTCCAGTTCCGGGTCGATTACTATGGCGGCGGCCCGCTCAGACCATCCCGACCGTGCCATGCTTTTTTCTATATCCTGTTCCAGTTCACTGCTGGTCCTTTGTTGCCGCCCGCATCCTTCACGATCCAGCATGACAATGGCGTGCAAGTATCTGTTTGCGAATGGCCGGAGAAATGCGTCGGCTCGAAGAAGGCATCCTGGATCGCTTTCAGGGTGAACAAGCGATTTCCAGACAATCGGCCGGATCGATAGCGATTGAGGCCTGTTGAGAATACCATCGACCGCAAATAGCATGTTTTTATCCGCAACAAGCAAGACAAGATCGTCCGGGTCAGCAGGAATTGTCATCCCAGCACTCCTCCGGCAAACAACACACCGAGATTCTCTTCGCCCCGCCAATCCCTGAGCGCCGGATGCTCGTCACCCCGGACAATATCCGCAGCCCCATCCGAAGTCTTGGCAAAACACAAAACATTAGCTGGCGCAACCATGCTGAGGATAACCGGTGAATGGGTTGCCACCAGGATCTGGGCGTCATATACCGAAGAAAGTGATTGGAAAATCGTGTCAACAGCACGCGGATGAATGCCGTTTTCCGGCTCCTCAATCAAATACACGCCGCTGAAATTCGGCAGATACGCGAGAACCGTCAGGGCCAGAAGACGGAGTGTGCCGTCGGAGGCCATCCACGATGGAGTCTCGAGCCCACCATCATATTCCAGGATCAAATAACGATGCCGGTCGTCAGGACGTTCGACTGTCCGGACATTACACAGATCAGGAAGGGCCGTTCTCAGGTGGGCAAGCCAGTCACGGAATCTGTCCTTATCGATATTTTGAAAGTAATCAATTACCCAGGGAAGATTAGAGCCATCGGCGCGAAAACCTCGTCCCTGCCCGGGGGGGCTCGCTTTGCGGATCAGCAGGCTGTTCAAATTCAGCCGTTCCACTTTTTCGACCAGCAGGCTGTTCAACCAGGAGGTCACCGGGAAATTCGCCTCGTCCGCCGGAACATTACCCAAAGCGGATTTTTGTGGCCCCAGTTTAAAAGAGGGAGCCCAGCCTTTGCCCTTTTTCCGGTACACCTCGGAATAGAAGTTGTCATTGCCATTGGCCACCTTATTGACAATCACCGTAGTTCCCTTGGCACGCGTGGGGGTGATAATGGTGGCAGGCGCCTCAACAGCCTCCGGGAAAAGCGTCCGCTGCCTTGCCTGGTGGGGTGGAGAAGACATTTTTAAGAGCACTTTCTCTGCCATGATCGATATCTCCTGGGAGCTTTCATCCAACTGAAGGGCGATTTCGTAGCGGACAGTGTCGTTCGCATGATCTCGTAGCATCTTACGAAGATGTTCCGGTATGGCTGCTTCAATTGCTATTTCAAACCTGTCCCCGCTCCGCCACCAGAGCAGATCCTGAAAATTTCGCGTTCTGGCGGTGACGGCGGCCAGCGGCCCGTCGGTCACCAGATCGCCGAGGAATGCAATCACGTCAAGAAAGGTGGTCTTGCCGCTCGCATTGGGGCCAACCAAAACATGGAATGCCCCCAGCCGCTGCTTGATGTATCGAAGACAGCGGTAATTTTTTGCCTCAATTAGTGTGATCATGATAAGGTCCTGTTTGTTTGCCAATTAATCCGGCTTGGTAACCCATATTTATTCCTATTGATCCGGATTATTTTGTTATTTTTGGTTCACGGGGTCTCCGGTAAGTATTTTTTTAACTTACGCGGCCAACAAAGTCCATTGAATCATAAAAAGTGGATTCAATTCCGTTTTTTGCCGCAACTTACCTTCAATCTGGGCAATCAATTCCTCCCGTTGCCGGTCTACTTCGTCTTGGGCTTCAAAGAGTGACCGTCGCTTCTGATTGCGCTGGGATTCCAGGGCCTTTATCTGCTTCTGGCCGGCGAGTTTTTCTTCCAGGGTCAAGGCTGCTGTTGCAGCACGCCGGGCCTCCTTTATCTGGCGGTCCAACTCCTTCAGTTCACGTTCAAGGCCAATTTTGAGGTCATCGGCCCAGCCGTCAAGCTTGTCGGCTTCGGCTTCGAAAAAACGGGCATTGCGCTCGGAAATATCCCTTTGGATGGTGGCCTGCCGCTTCCGGGTGTGTTCATCCAATGATACAAGTGCAGGAATTTTGAGGGCTGACCCTTTGACTGAGGCAGGCAGACTGAGCAGACGCCTGGCGCTTTCCTCATCCAGCATGCGGCCCTGGTCGGTGACAGCGGCGAGGATCATATAATCTTCCGCCTGGTCGAGTGCTTCGATGGTAAAGACCGAGGCCGTGAGCCAGCCCGATTCGCCGATAAATGGTTCAAGAGCGGTAATCTTGCCGTCATGCCGGCCATAATCGAAACGGATTTCAGCAGGTGGCAACTCTCGACTTTTTGCCTGGGCCAGGAGTGATTCGGCCAGCAGGTGATTTAATCGGAAAAGATGGGCCTCACCGGAACGGCGGGGCAACTCATAGAGCCCCAAAGGAATTTGGTCGGCCTGGTTCGGGAATGGTTGAGAGTTGAGCCGAAAAGAAGAGTCATTTATAAACTCGGCGTGGCCAGCCAGTTCGTGCCGGCTCATCTGCATCAGCAACCGTTCATAGCGGTTGAGATAGGCTCTGGAATCCTTGTCTCTGACCTTGAGTTTCTCTCTCACCTCGTCATCGAAATGCTCCATGAGCTGCCGGCGGGTACGGGTCATGGCCTCATTGATCTCCAGGCTCAGTTCGCGTTGGAGCTGATCAAAGGCCGTTTGAATTTCTTCCGGTTGGCGGCACTGCTGGTAGATGGCGGCAATGCGCTTTTCAAAATCAACCCCGCTCTCAATGGCCCCCAGAACCTCGTCACTGGCCCCGAAAACGCCCTCGAAGAGTTTAAATTTTTCAGAGAGGAGTTCAAAAACCCGAAGATCAGCGGCGTTGTTGCGGTTCAGAAAATTTACCACCACTACATCGCACTGCTGACCGTATCGGTGACAACGGCCGATGCGTTGCTCGATGCGCTGCGGGTTCCAGGGCAGGTCGTAATTAACCACCAGAGAACAGAACTGGAGATTGATCCCCTCGGCCCCCGCCTCGGTGGCGATCATAATTCGCCCCTCTTCGCGGAAGTAATCCACCAGGGCCGAACGTATATCGGCAGTGCGAGAACCAGACACCCGATCCGAACCTTGGTGACGTTCAACCCAGGCGGAATAGATCTGCTTAGAGCGTTTGTCAGTGTTTGACCCGTTAAAAAGAACTATGCCCTTGGAAAACTTGCTGTCGAGTAGAAGGCGCAAAAGATAATCCTGGGTACGGCGCGATTCGGTGAAGATGATGGCCTTCCGGGCCGCCCCGGCCTGGGCCGCCTTGGCAAAGGCAACCTCCAAGGCAGTGAGCATGGAGCGCCCCTTGGCATTGTGATCAATAGAGAGGGCAAGCTCGGTAAAGGCTTCCAGGTCATCGATTTCTCCGGCAATGGCGGAGCGATCTTCTTGGGAAAGCGGTGGTTCCGACTCGCCGTTGTTCCATTCCTCGGCGGTTTCATCAAGGGCTTCGTAATCCTGGTCCAGTTCGTCTTCAAGAGACGTAGCCGGTGCCTGGCGGCGAAGTTTATCTTTCAAACGATTCGCAATAGAGGTCAAGGCCCCGGCAATGGCGAAGGATGAAGAGGCCAGGAGCTTGCGGAGGACCAGAGTCATCAATGTCCGCTGGCTGGCCGGCAGTGCCTGCAGGTTATCGCGTTGCAGATAGTTGGAAACCAGGTGATAGAGCCGGTCCTCACTTTCTTCCGGCGTGAACTCCTGGACCAGGGGCAGGCGTTGGGTGTATTTGATGTAGGGTAGGACCTGACGGCGCAGGGTACGATGACAGATCGGGCGCAGCCGGGCCTTCAGGGTATTGAAGACCTGCTTCTGGTTGAGATTGGCATACTGCTCGCGGAAGCTCTTCAGATCACCAAAGGTATGTTCATCAATGAAACTGACCAGGCCGAATAACTCCAGCAGGGAGTTCTGCAGCGGGGTGGCGGTGAGTAACAGCTTGTCTTTGCCGGCCAGAGCCCATTTAAGGGTATTAGCGATGACGTTGGACGGCTTATACACATTGCGCAGACGATGGGCCTCGTCGATGACCACCAGATCCCAGGGGACGGCATGTACATCCTCAGCCTTGTTCTTGGCAAAGTGATAAGAACAGATGACGATCTCGTCCCCCTCAAAGGGTCGGAACCTGCCTTGTTTGATGGCAGCATTGTAAAACTTGGACTCCAGAAGCCGACATGGCAGGAAGAACTTCTCGGTCAACTCCTGGTACCACTGTTTGCGCAAGCTGGAAGGGGTAATAACCAGGATGCGGCGTTGCCGCTCCGCCCATTTCTGGGAGAGCACCAGTCCGGCTTCAATGGTCTTCCCCAGACCGACTTCATCGGCCAGCAATGCCCCGGTTGAGAGGGGCGACGTGAAAGCAAATAGGGCTGCATCGACTTGATGTGGATTGAGATCGACCTGGGCGTCAACGAGGACGGCGGCAAGTTTTTCCACACTATCGGAAGGGCAGCGCCGGGTAAGCTCGTGGGCAATGAGTTTGCTTTGATAGTCGGTGAGACTCAAAATATCGGTAATTCCCAAATGTCACTTTCGCGTGTCTTAAGTTATTCCGGTATCATAACAAACAAAAAGGGTCAGAAATATTTTTATAACATTCAGAGTCAACATATTTCCAAAACATTTTGCCCCGTTAATTTAGGAACAAGTGCTCGGCAGAAGATAATTGTCTTGAATTTTCAGGCATGAAGGATTCCCACTAAAAGGAATACACCTGATAGTTATGCTGGTCAACAAAGAAAAAAAGACAAAACCAGGCCAGTTTAAAAGGAAGGGCATGGGAGTGGGAGAAGATGCGATATTAGAAATCGCCGGGCCGCAGGTCCCGGGCCGACTTGATCACCACCCCCTCCCCTGTCCGTTCTTCTTCCGCCCCTTCCTTGCTCTCCCGGGCCAGCAATTCATCCAGGCCCTTGTCCGATCTGATGGTAAAGCCCGCGTCCAATATCATCCGCAGGGTCTGCTCCCGGCTGTTGCCTTTTGTATTGAGGTAGCCGTCCATGAACAGGGAGTTGGCCGGATAGAGGCTGAGCGGCTCCAGGCTGCGCAAATGGGCCTCCCGGCCGGCCGCCACCCGGATCTCGGCATCAGGATTCACCAACCGGAACATGCAGAGGATGCGCAGACAGTACTCCGGGGTCAGGTTGCGGGGAATGCTCATGATATTGCCTTCAATGGGCAATAAAAAATTAACCGGTATCGAGCGGGCGTCCACCTCGCGGAGCGCCAGGGCAAGCTCGATCAGCTCCTCCGGGGTCTCGCCCATGCCGGCGATGATCCCGGAACAGACCTCCAGCCCCACCTGACGGGCCGCCAGCAGGGTATTGAGCCGGTCCGCATAGGTATGGGTGGTGCAGATCGATGCGTAGCGGGAACGGGCGGTGTTGAGATTGTGATTCAACCGGTCCAGGCCCGCCTGTTTCAAGAGCGCCGTTGCCTCTTTGTCCATGATCCCGGCCGATACGCAGACCTCCAGCGGATATTTAGTCTTAATCTCCCGGACCAGGGCGGCAATTTTTTCCACCCGTTTGCGGCTCGCGGACCGGCCGGCATAAACCATGCAATAGCGGTGGGCCCCGGCCTCATAGGCCTGTCCGGCCTCGGCCAGGATCTCATTGTCGCTCTTGGTCGGGTATTCGGCGATCTCGGCCTTGCTGTCCCGGGACTGGGCGCAGTAGTTGCAATCCTCGGGGCAGAGTCCGTTCTTGACATTGTTGAGAATATGGATGGTCACCTCGCGGCCGTGGAAATGTCTTCTTACTGTAAAGGCGGCATTGACCAGGGGCAGCAATTCCACCTCATTGCCGGTCAATACCTGCTGCAGGATCTTCTGATCAACAATCCCGTGGTTGATACCGGCGCGGGCCAGTTCTTGATACCACTCATGATTCATGATTCTTCTCCAAGGGATGCCCCGGCCCGGGAAAGCGCCTGCAAACGCTGCCGCAGCGGGGGATGGGAATAATGCAGCATCACATAAAAAGGGGCCGGGGTCAGATTGGCCAGGTTCTGTCCGGACAATTTCTTTAAGGCCGAGATCAGATCTTTTTCACCGCCCAGGGTCTTGGCGGCAAACCGGTCGGCCGCAAACTCATTGACCCGGGAAAGCTTGTTGAGCAGGGGCGTCAAGAGCAGCTCAACCGGCCCGAACAGCAGGCTGAAAAAGACCAGTCCGGTGTACACCGAGGGCCGGCTGACAAAAAAGGCGGCAAACAGTTCGTCGCGGGAGAGAAACAGCGAAAGTAAAAAGAACAGGATCCCGGCATGGAGAATGGCCAATACCATGGACTGGAGGATATGTTTTTTCTTGTAATGGCCGATCTCGTGGGCCAGGACCGCCACCAGCTCTTTGACGGTATGGTTTTTGATCAGGGTGTCGAACAGGGCGATCCGCCGGTTGCGGCCGAACCCGGTGAAAAAGGCGTTGCTCTTGCTGGAGCGGCGGGAGCCGTCCATGACAAAGATATTGGCCAGGGAAAAGTTCACCTGCCGGGCATAGTCGAGGATCGCGGTTCGCAGCTCACCGTCGGCCAGGGGGGTGAACCTGTTGAACCAGGGCATGATCCAGGTGGGGGCGATATACTGGATTACCAGGAGAAAGAGCGAAGTCGCCAGCCAGCAGTACAGCCAGGCCCCTGGTCCACCGTACTGGAACAGGGCCAGCACCAGGGCCAGCAACGCGCCGCCCAGCAGCAGGCTTAGAAAAACGGTTTTAAGGAGATCGGTCACAAAGGTCCGGACCGTGGAGCGGTTAAAGCCGTATTGTTCTTCGATCACAAAGGTGCGGTAACAGGAAAAGGGAATGGAGAGCAGGAATTTGCCAAGGGCCAGGATGGTGATGAAAAAGAGGCCGCTGACGATTGGCCCATTTCCCCAGCCCCGCACCAGGGAGTCGAGAAGTTCAAACCCGCCGGCAAACCAGAAGCCCACTAGAATCGCCAGATCGAAAACGCTGGCAACAAAACCGAACCTGGTCCGGACCCGGGTATACTCCTGGGACCGGCGGTACTCGGCCGGATCGTAGATATCCTCGCAGTCCCGGGGAGGTTCCGGGGAGAGGGCCCGCAGGTTCAGGAGCTCGGCCAGGGTCTCCAGGGCAAAGGCCCCGAGCAGGAGGAGCAGGACAAACAGACTGTATTCGTTCATGGGGTATTTTTTTATTTACTGTTTCTTCTTTTATTCGAAAGCGATAACTCCGGCGCCGCCAACGAGATACCGGAATCGGAACCGGTAATATTACTCTACCCTTCCTGTCTTTTCCAATTAATCCGCCGGTGCCGACATTTTTCCCTTGACCGATTGCTTTTTTTTTGCTCCTCCGGGGGACGAATCGGCTATTGATTGACAGACAGCTGTTTTTCTGCCAGAGTAATTTTGTAAATTGCTTGTCAGGCCGACCTGTTACCACCACACCTCCGGCCGGCCGAAAGTGTAGATTCCTACTATTTTCACATTTGCACCATTTCCATTGCAGAAGATCACACCGGTCCGTCTGCCGCCCCGGCCGACCCCGTCACCGGCAACCATCGGACAGAGGGAGGGGGATCAGTGAAAATATCAACCAAGATCTATCTCAGTTATCTGTTCCTGGCCATCCTGGTCGGCGTTACCCAGTTTGTCGAACAGCGGGCCTTCTCCTTTGCCAGAACCACCTTTAACAAAATTTCAACGGAAACAACGCCGATGCTGCGGGCCATCGAGGACTTCAGGGCCGCCGGGCTGTTGATGCTCTCCTCCACCGGTCAATACGTGATGCTCCGGACCGAGGATGACGGCAGCGTTGAGCCGGCCGCCGCAACTGATGCCGCGGCCCGGGAACAGGAGGAGTTCTTCCGGGCCGAGACCGGTCTCTTCAACAATGCGATAAAACGGATCAAGGCCCATATCCAGGCCAAGTCCACCCTCGGCCATACCCACATGATCGCCCGCAACGACCTGGGGCTGCTGCTGGAGAAAGGAAATCTCCTGCGTGACCGGTGCGAACGGTTGGTCCGGTTAAAAAAGAGCGGGGCCGCCACTGCCGCCACCCTGGAACTGCAGCAGGAACTGAGAAAGGCAAAGAGATCTTTCCTGGCCGCCACCGGCTCGACCCTGAAAAAGGAAACCGAGGTACTGGAACTCCACCGGCAGAACCTCTTCAATGCGATAAACAGGGCCCTGGACATTGTAAAAATCGCCGGTCTTGCCGCGCTCGGGCTGATCATCTTTTTCGGCCTGGCAATCACCCGGGCCGTTTCAACCCCCATTCGGGCCCTGATGAATTCGGTGGCTGAAATCGGCCGGGGACGGCTTGAGGCCAGGGCGCCGATCATCTCCCGGGACGAGATCGGCCAACTTGCCACTGCCTTTAACAAGATGGCCGGCGACCTGGCCGTGGCCCTTGAC is a genomic window of Desulfobacterales bacterium containing:
- a CDS encoding M48 family metallopeptidase, with protein sequence MNEYSLFVLLLLLGAFALETLAELLNLRALSPEPPRDCEDIYDPAEYRRSQEYTRVRTRFGFVASVFDLAILVGFWFAGGFELLDSLVRGWGNGPIVSGLFFITILALGKFLLSIPFSCYRTFVIEEQYGFNRSTVRTFVTDLLKTVFLSLLLGGALLALVLALFQYGGPGAWLYCWLATSLFLLVIQYIAPTWIMPWFNRFTPLADGELRTAILDYARQVNFSLANIFVMDGSRRSSKSNAFFTGFGRNRRIALFDTLIKNHTVKELVAVLAHEIGHYKKKHILQSMVLAILHAGILFFLLSLFLSRDELFAAFFVSRPSVYTGLVFFSLLFGPVELLLTPLLNKLSRVNEFAADRFAAKTLGGEKDLISALKKLSGQNLANLTPAPFYVMLHYSHPPLRQRLQALSRAGASLGEES
- a CDS encoding site-specific DNA-methyltransferase — encoded protein: MKKQKLELTWIGKEERPRLEPRILLEDPEKSYHAAHRVTKNDIFDNRLIFGDNLLALKALEQEFTGKIKCVFIDPPYNTGSAFTHYDDGVEHSIWLSLMRDRLEIIRRLLSEDGSLWITIDDNECHYLKVLCDEIFGRANFVASNIWQKRYSRENREAIGDAHDYVLLYAKQAGQFKKTRNRVPITEEQAKVYKNPNNHPRGRWRGIPMTAQGYRPNQMYEIVTPNCPCQTLLSANS
- a CDS encoding ATP-binding protein; this translates as MITLIEAKNYRCLRYIKQRLGAFHVLVGPNASGKTTFLDVIAFLGDLVTDGPLAAVTARTRNFQDLLWWRSGDRFEIAIEAAIPEHLRKMLRDHANDTVRYEIALQLDESSQEISIMAEKVLLKMSSPPHQARQRTLFPEAVEAPATIITPTRAKGTTVIVNKVANGNDNFYSEVYRKKGKGWAPSFKLGPQKSALGNVPADEANFPVTSWLNSLLVEKVERLNLNSLLIRKASPPGQGRGFRADGSNLPWVIDYFQNIDKDRFRDWLAHLRTALPDLCNVRTVERPDDRHRYLILEYDGGLETPSWMASDGTLRLLALTVLAYLPNFSGVYLIEEPENGIHPRAVDTIFQSLSSVYDAQILVATHSPVILSMVAPANVLCFAKTSDGAADIVRGDEHPALRDWRGEENLGVLFAGGVLG
- a CDS encoding SNF2-related protein; amino-acid sequence: MGITDILSLTDYQSKLIAHELTRRCPSDSVEKLAAVLVDAQVDLNPHQVDAALFAFTSPLSTGALLADEVGLGKTIEAGLVLSQKWAERQRRILVITPSSLRKQWYQELTEKFFLPCRLLESKFYNAAIKQGRFRPFEGDEIVICSYHFAKNKAEDVHAVPWDLVVIDEAHRLRNVYKPSNVIANTLKWALAGKDKLLLTATPLQNSLLELFGLVSFIDEHTFGDLKSFREQYANLNQKQVFNTLKARLRPICHRTLRRQVLPYIKYTQRLPLVQEFTPEESEDRLYHLVSNYLQRDNLQALPASQRTLMTLVLRKLLASSSFAIAGALTSIANRLKDKLRRQAPATSLEDELDQDYEALDETAEEWNNGESEPPLSQEDRSAIAGEIDDLEAFTELALSIDHNAKGRSMLTALEVAFAKAAQAGAARKAIIFTESRRTQDYLLRLLLDSKFSKGIVLFNGSNTDKRSKQIYSAWVERHQGSDRVSGSRTADIRSALVDYFREEGRIMIATEAGAEGINLQFCSLVVNYDLPWNPQRIEQRIGRCHRYGQQCDVVVVNFLNRNNAADLRVFELLSEKFKLFEGVFGASDEVLGAIESGVDFEKRIAAIYQQCRQPEEIQTAFDQLQRELSLEINEAMTRTRRQLMEHFDDEVREKLKVRDKDSRAYLNRYERLLMQMSRHELAGHAEFINDSSFRLNSQPFPNQADQIPLGLYELPRRSGEAHLFRLNHLLAESLLAQAKSRELPPAEIRFDYGRHDGKITALEPFIGESGWLTASVFTIEALDQAEDYMILAAVTDQGRMLDEESARRLLSLPASVKGSALKIPALVSLDEHTRKRQATIQRDISERNARFFEAEADKLDGWADDLKIGLERELKELDRQIKEARRAATAALTLEEKLAGQKQIKALESQRNQKRRSLFEAQDEVDRQREELIAQIEGKLRQKTELNPLFMIQWTLLAA
- the bioB gene encoding biotin synthase BioB, with protein sequence MNHEWYQELARAGINHGIVDQKILQQVLTGNEVELLPLVNAAFTVRRHFHGREVTIHILNNVKNGLCPEDCNYCAQSRDSKAEIAEYPTKSDNEILAEAGQAYEAGAHRYCMVYAGRSASRKRVEKIAALVREIKTKYPLEVCVSAGIMDKEATALLKQAGLDRLNHNLNTARSRYASICTTHTYADRLNTLLAARQVGLEVCSGIIAGMGETPEELIELALALREVDARSIPVNFLLPIEGNIMSIPRNLTPEYCLRILCMFRLVNPDAEIRVAAGREAHLRSLEPLSLYPANSLFMDGYLNTKGNSREQTLRMILDAGFTIRSDKGLDELLARESKEGAEEERTGEGVVIKSARDLRPGDF